The sequence CCGAGAAAAAGTAGAAGATTGAATGAAGAAGCAAGCTCAGACGATTTTCATGCtcatctttcaaaattttatcacaAACACAATCTCAACCTTCATCTGTTAAAGTTAAATCTAGATCAGGGAAAtcaacaatagaaaaaaaaaaacatccaaAGGAAAacgagaagaagagaaaagggaaagaaaagaaaaaagtagatgaatttgagaaaaggacgaaagaaagaggaaagaagaggaaaggaaaagaaatcgAGGAATCATCAGATTCTGAATCTGATTTTGTGAAAGAGTtgataaaatcaaaatccaaaaaaccaAGAGAATCTGAAATCGATACTTCACAtttacaagaagaagaagaaacagttaaacccaaaaaaagttcaaaggctagtaaaagttaattttttaaaacttttttatgttctgttatttttattttctgttatttgggtataaaatagttaaaatataaattttatgtaaataaataatgtatgaattgtgtatgattcaCTGTATGAAATTACAGATTTCTTCATATTACAATATCAATTGCTGaaacatgtattttttatgtatgattcactgtatgaattgtgtatgattaaccgtatgaattgtgtatgattcactgtatgaattttgtatgattcactgtatatataaaatgtgtATGAAATGTGTATGAATTTTTTGTATCAAGTTTTTTTATACTGTTGAATAGTAATATCCATAATTAGTTatactttatgttttgatttgtataatttggtGTTGAATATATTGTGTATGAAAGAATGTTGTAAGTTTGTTTGAAATGTGtatgattatattgtattatgtttTGTATACTACGtgtatgaattatgtatttttcaatattatgtTGTACGTTTGTTtgaattgtgtatgattcaCTGCATTATGTTTTGTATACTAtgtgtatgaattatatatttttcaatattatgtTGTAAGTTTGTTTGAATTGTGTATGATTAACTGCATTATGTTTTGTATACTatgtgtatgaatatgtgtatgattaatgtatttaatttttacaattttttaggAGAAGAAGACACAAACACATTTGTCTTCATGTATTAACATGAATGTGTTTGCGGATTTGTTGACCTTTTTAGGTCAAGATAAGTTTCAACAATTCCTAGATGAAATaccttttggattttttataatttgcatCACATTAAAATCCAATGTCAATTGTTGAGACACTTATTTATAATGGGGAATGAAAATGTTAGGGATGACATGTTTGTCATTAAAGTAAATGGTAAAGAGTTTTATTTTGGGTTAAAAGAGTTTGTTGCTATAACTGGTTTGAAATGTGgatctgtttctgtttttgatCAAAAActgtaaaaattttatttttaaccaGTAATCACATTTAACATCATTCTTCGTTTTATTTACACATgaaaatacatttaatattaCGAAATATTTATTAGTAGAAACACTGAATAAatgtatcacaaaaaaaaaatatatcaatttaacataTGCAATATAACATGGGAAAAAAATACGACACattactaaaatattaaaaaaaactaacctGATGAATTCCATTTGCCACCATGTATAATTAAAATTGACACAATTTTCTCCATTAAATCAAATCTAAACTTTTTCAAccttcaattttaattattttaaaaaaaaaaacgataAAATATGACAGAATTCGAATATATGAATATAGTCcaatttctgaaaaaaaaaagataacgTTTATGGAAAGAAAGATAACAGAATACAATTTTTAaggataaaaaatcaaaaatgatTACCATTAAAAACAGATTGAGATAATTAAGGTGCATatctataattaatatattttaaaatcccTTAAAAGGTGCATATTTTGTTATCAGTTAATAACAGTAACTACATTCATGGAAATTATccaattttaattaatcattttttaattttatttttcgtcATAATTTTACAGaataaatatttacaatattttaatttaaaaaaatgctataagttgatatattaaatgttatagaaTGAAAATCAAACTCTTATGCCATAACTTGAGAATATGACTATATAATATGCTATATACCTAATTTACACTTTCCCTTATGATAATGGTAATTAAAGCCCATTATCGACCATCAGAGTAAAATTCCACAGGTTAATGACATGGGCTTTAAGCCCATTCCAATACATGGACTGGTCGGATCTCTCATGACCCGACCCGTTTAAGTCACACTATCCAAATTCCGCATCCTCATTGGTTATACTTCTAGACCTCAGTTTCTTCTTTTCAAGCTTCCGTTGAAAGAGACCAGAAGAATCAAAATTCATCCGTGGAGAAATCATGGCCACGTGCTTGCGGTTGCCCATGGCGTCCTCAATTCCATGTTCTTCATCTTCATCGATGACGCTGAAACACCGTAGCTTCAATATTCGCTGTGCAGCCTATAGCAATAACAGTTCAAACATTCCGATGCCTCCGTTTAACCCTAAGGACCCATTTCTAAGTAAGCTTGCCTCTGTTGCTGCAAATAATCCAGATGCACTATTCTCTCGGCCTCAAAATTCTGATATGCCGCCATTTTTGGACATTTACGACTCCCCTAAGCTCATGGCTACTCCTGCTCAGGTATGTAGTTGATTTTTCATTGGCTTAAATGATTAATAGTTATTCCTCTGTACCAACTCCCAATTTGTTGGCAATATGGTAGAACTTTCTTCTTTGATTAcatctttttcaaatattttccgAGTATTATTGTCAACTGAAAAAAATGTGTTGACGCAAGCCACTGTATCTTGCCTATTAGAGTGGAGAGGGTAGACGAGTGGACCGTTATCTATTGAGTATCCAACCATGGACCTTTTGGGGATTTCTCCGCCatcagaaaaaaagaaagaagaaaggagGCTGTCAATTAGAGtagatatgtaattttttttagagaataagaaatatatgtaTAGATACAGACTATTGACCCTCACATTCTCTTCTTTTCGGACAgagtttttctttaaaaaatttctatctttttttttttgtagattttatTAGAGATTGTATAGGAAAGAAGCGGCTGCAATAGGATGCTTATGTTGTCAGGAGTCTGTTCTGAACTGAATTCTCTTGGTGTGATTTGAAttcatttctattttaattttgggatGATTTTGTTCTCCTCCCTTTTAATGTTACTGGTTATATGTAAAGCAAATTAATAATGTATCGGAagcttttttgttgtttttattttaattatattctgATGGGTATTGTTTGGTCTGTGTTTTTGCTATTTGAATTAGGTGGAGAGATCAGTATCATACAATGAGCACAGAGCGAGTACACCTCCACCAGACTTGCCCTCTATGTTGCTCCATGGTAGAATAGTTTATATTGGCATGCCGGTATGTAATTCTTCATCATCTGATATTTTCTGTGTTACCCTTTGCTTATTAGTGACTTCTGCAATGTTTTGGCATAAGTTTGTGTTTGGAAATAAAGGCTAACATTCAACTTGTTCCTTCTACCATCttatcctagttcatttttGTGCTTTAATGCCTTGTTGTTCTTTCTCCGGTAGATTTGCTGCCCTTTCCAAGTTCCACTCTCTCCTCTTAAAAATCAcgtttttacaaaaaattatatagctAAAGTCCCTACATATACTTGATCTTTCTACAACTTTTTGCCTTTTACAACTTTGGATGCATATCTTTGTTCTGTTTGCTGGCAGTCTTCATAAAAAGCCAAATAAGAAATGTGTTGATGAGAAAGGGCACTTCTTGGTTGGTATCCTTGTATTGAATGGTGAATGTAATGTTGTTTTGTGTCGAGAAGATTCCTCAAGATCGATGGAAGGAGAGAATTGGCTGGTGCACACAATGTTGTTGAAGCTGGTAAAATCAGGATGATCTATGGTCTACATACTGGGATATGAAATTGCGCatgaaatcttcaatttatttgaaatgaaatttatatatttgtaaactacgtaaaaagtactTATAAGTCATAATTGATAATTCCAAATGTTTAAAAGATCTATGaaagatagacttgtttgaatctcaaaatttgaaaagtgcCACATAAgatgggacggagggagtaccaCGTTTGGTAGCTAGTTAAAGAGGTagattattcatgaataaaattaatattgtgtttgattttgtttttaaaagcatgcataactaatacatatataagttatgtattattttttgcaTGATATAAGGTTTAATAACTAATATGTAGATTCCCTCACAACTGATCCCTACATTACTAATACCTACTTATCTTTAGTAAATTAGACAATTCTTTGAGATGATTGTATTGGACATTGTCATCCCAATATGTATAACGTAGCTGTTAGATCTTCAAAGAAACTACTTTGTTTCTCCAGCGCAACCCTTCTGCTTTAGTTGGGGTCTCTTGTATGTGCTGTTCCATTTTATTAACAAGGTTCTCATGCCCTATCTGAAGGCACCTTtccaagagaaaagaaaaatgtgagaCGCGTCTGCTGCTTTAGAAAACTTAGTTTTGTCCCATTCAACTGTCCTATTTTCCTTGTTGGATTATTGCAAGatgtgtttatttttcttaaatggaAAGATAGTTTTGCACTCCCtgtcaacaacaacaacaacaattacaagTCTACAACAAACATAAACACAGTGTAATCCCACGAGTGGGTCTGGGGAAGGGTAGTGTGTATACATACCTTCCCTCTTACTTGTAAAGGTAGGGGTGTTCCTATGGCTTATAAAAATCACAAGGCCCAAGGAAAAGGTCACAAGACCTTGTAATTATActactaaaattaaatttattgatgGTTAACTTCATCTTACTTTGAGGATAATGCTAACGTTCCCAGTTGATATATGTACTATATATGTCATCATAGGTTCAGTGCTGTAAGTTCTGGTGACAGAGATGTTCATGGTTATCTGGTTTACATCAGAAACTATATTGTAAAAGAAACATAAACCATGTAAAAGATGATTTATTGTTAATTACTCAAGGCAACATGCCTAGATGTTTTTGATCATACCATGTCAATCTATGTGTCTTTATTTGTTTACTTGATTTAGAGGTACAAATGACCATCTTAATTTTGGCGTGCAAAAATGTAGTTGGCTTAACTAGCTAAGGTTTATGAGTGTATTACAGCAGGTAAACTGTCTAAAACGGAGAAGTGTTTTTACATGGcttcatattaattttatttgcaAAGAGCTGAACACTCTGATACCTACTTGTTTCATTATTTGGACTTTTGGAGTTTCCATCTGATGTACTACTTTTAGTTTTGCCCAAGTTTGAGCCATTTGGGATATGTTATATGGTTCTTTGGCAATTGAAATTTGCACACATGAATATTGTAAATATGTTGACACCCTGAATTTCTAGTCTGGTTTGCAATAACTTGTGCGTTGCTACTTAGATTTGCAGTTCAGTTAACTTCCCTTTACTCTTCATTCTTCATTAGCACAAAATAATCACGATTTTTCTTTTCAGTTGGTGTCAGCAGTCACAGAGCTTGTGATTGCAGAGTTGATGTACCTACAATATATGGATCCTAAAGCGCCAATTTATCTATACATAAATTCTACTGGGACTACCCGTGATGATGGTGAAACGGTGAGTTTCATATAGGGGCATGCTAAGTGCCTCTCTCCTGTAGTCGTAATAGAGTAATACAGGAATCTCATTGTTTATGCTTACATGTGGTTGCTGAGCTACCTTT comes from Solanum pennellii chromosome 1, SPENNV200 and encodes:
- the LOC107007825 gene encoding ATP-dependent Clp protease proteolytic subunit-related protein 3, chloroplastic, encoding MATCLRLPMASSIPCSSSSSMTLKHRSFNIRCAAYSNNSSNIPMPPFNPKDPFLSKLASVAANNPDALFSRPQNSDMPPFLDIYDSPKLMATPAQVERSVSYNEHRASTPPPDLPSMLLHGRIVYIGMPLVSAVTELVIAELMYLQYMDPKAPIYLYINSTGTTRDDGETVGMEAEGFAIYDSMMQLQNEIHTVAVGAAIGQACLLLAAGTKGKRFMMPHAKAMIQQPRAPSSGLMQASDVYIRAKEVLVNRDNLVKLLAKHTENSEETVSNVMRRPYYMDSIKAREFGVIDKILWRGQEQEQIMASVDAPEVWDNKAGIKVADAF